AGGTACTATAGCAAATGCGAATTTAATTGCAAATAATTTTAAAAATGATAAAAAGGATATAGTTTTAGGTATAGCAACTCCTTCGGCACAAGCTTTGGTAAATAATATAGCAGATATTCCGGTGCTATTTTCAGCAGTAACTGACCCGATAGAGGCAAAAATTTTGAATAAAAATGTTACAGGAACAAGTGATAAATTAGATAATGTGGGAATGCAACTGGATTTATTGTTAAAATTAAAACCGGATATAAAAAAAATAGGGGTTCTGTATAATCCATCTGAACAAAATTCTATTGTACAAATAAGAGAAATTGAAGCAAAAGCAAAAGAGAGAAAACTTGTAATAGAATTACAGGGAGTTACTTCTTTTGGGGAGATGCCTCAAGTAATAAAACTTTTATTAGGAAAAACAGATGCACTGTATTTACCTACAGATAATTTAGTAGTATCTGCCATAAAACTAATAACATCAGAAGCAATAAATGTAAAAAAACCTGTAGTTTCAAGTGAAAGTTCTTCAGTTGAACAAGGAGCATTATTTACAATGGGACTTAATTATTTTGATTTGGGAAAAAGAACAGGAGAAATGGCAATTGAAATATTAAAAGGAAAACCTGTTTCAGAAATTCCTTTTGAAGTATCAAAGAAAACTACTTTATTTGTTAATGAAGATACTGCGAAAATATTAGGAATTGATATTAAGAATCCTGAATTAGTAAATGCAACTTTAGTAAAATAATAAATTAAAAAGGAAATTTAGAAAGAATGAATGAATTATTAGTATTTATACAGAGTCTTCCAGAGGCTCTCAAAACCGGATTTATATATTCTATAATGGTAATGGGAGTATATATAACATATAAAATTTTAGATTTCCCTGATTTGTCAGTTGAGGGAGCTTTCCCAATGGGAGGATTTATATTTGCAGCTTTTGCACTATCTAAAAATGGATTTTTTGGAATAACAAATCCCATAATGGGACTAATATTAGCAACTATCGGTGGAATGTTTGCAGGCTATGTAACAGGAGCATTACATGTATATTTGAATATTGAAGGATTATTATCTGGGATAATAGTTATGACGGGACTTTATAGTATCAATTCAAGAATTATTGGTGTTTCAAATACTTTTATTCCTCCTGAAAGAAGTATATATGAAATAGTATCCTATAATAAAAATTTTGTTGTATTTTCAATTATTTTTATAATATTATTAATATTAAAAGGATTTTATGATTATAAAATAAAAGAAAACAAATATGTAATTAGATGTATGATAGTATATATGGGACTTGTTTTTATTTTAATATTTTATGTTTTTTTTACAAAAGATATAAAACTAATGTTAACAGTTTTAATAGTATTCATATTAAAAATGATTTTAGACTATATACTTACTTCAAAATTTGGATTTGCTCTCAGAGCATTAGGTAATAATGAACAGCTTGTAGTCAGTCTTGGTGTAAATGAAAAAAGGTTAAAAATATTTGGATTAATGCTCTCAAACGGTTTTGTTTCACTTTCAGGAGCATTGTTTGCCCAATCAATAAAAGTTGCTGATTTACAATTAGGAGTAGGGGCAATAGTAATAGGTCTTGCAGCAATAATATTGGGATTAGGAATAATAAAGAAATCTCAAGCAGTAAACGAAGTTTCAATAGTTATTTTAGGTTCTCTTTTATATTATTCTATAATAAATATTGCACTATTATCAAATAACTGGACTACAAACTTGTATGATGTATTAGGATTAAATGATAATATGAAAAATATATTACAAATAAAGCCGACAGATGTAAAAATAATTACAGCTATTATCCTAACTGGGATTTTATGGAATGAAATCTTGAAGAAAGTTACTAAAGGTAAAAAGAAAGCAAAACTAATTCAAAGAGAAAGAGGGATGTAAATGATAGAAATAAAGAATTTATATAAAACTTTCTTTTCAGAATTAGGAACTGAAAAACAAGTATTCAAAGATTTGAGTTTGAAAATAGATGATGGTGATTTTATAACAATTATAGGAAGTAATGGTGCTGGGAAATCAACATTATTAAATGTATTAAACGGTCAAGTTAGTCCTGATAGTGGGATGATTATTATAAATGGTAAAAATATTACTAATATTGAAAAACATAAAAGAGCTCAATGGATTTCCCAAGTATACCAGAATCCTACCCAGGGGACCGCTCCTTCAATGACAGTTTTAGAAAATCTTTCTATGGCTAAAAATAAAGGAGGAAAATTTAATTTTACTTTTGGATTGGATATAAAAAATATTAATTTTTATAAAGAACAATTAAAAAGTATAGGATTGGGGCTCGAAAAGCAGCTTTTTTCAGAAGTAGGATTACTTTCTGGGGGACAAAGACAATGTTTATCTTTGATAATGGCAACATTAAATCGTCCTGAAATACTGTTACTTGATGAACATACTGCTGCTCTTGATCCACAAACATCGGAAATAATTCTTGAAAAAACAAAAGAACTTGTTGAAAAAAATAATATAACAAGTTTAATGATTACACATAATATGCAAGATGCAATAAGCTATGGGAATAGATTGATAATGCTTCATGCAGGAGAAGTAATTTTTGATATTACGGGAAAAGAGAAAAAAAATCTGACAGTAGAAAAACTGCTTGAAATGTTTAAGTCTAAAGAAGCGAATTTATCTGACAGAGATATATTTTAGTATAAATAAAAAAATTCAGTAATTTTATGAAAAATTTAGTTGCATTATTTTATGAAGTTGCTGAATTTTTTATTGCTTTATGAGAGTCTTAGAAAAGATTTGAATATTTAAGTCGTTTTATTGCTGATATTACACTTTTTTATTTTAAAGATTATAAAATAATTTTAAAAATCAAAAAAATACATATTATGTACTAAAAAATTTATAATGATTTTTAATAAATTTTCCCAACCCGGTAGTGTATAAAGTGTTTAAAAGTAAAATATTTAAGGATGTTATAAATAATTATAATAAAAATAGGTTGTAACTTGGTAAAAAAAGAGGTATAATTATAATAAAAATTAACTTTCTTCATTATGGTTTATATTGAAACAGAAAGTTTTGATCGGAATTGAATAGAAACATATGATGTATTTAAATAAGAGCTTATAAAGTAGCTCTTTTTTTGTTTCAAAATTGAATAGAAACATATGATGTATTTAAATTTTTTAAACCTCTTTTTTATTGATTACACCTTTTGATTGAATAGAAACATATGATGTATTTAAATTTGAGTATCTGAGTTATAGGTTCTAATGAATCTAACATTGAATAGAAACATATGATGTATTTAAATACATTGTCCACATTGTGTAAAATGTATTTTATATTTATTGAATAGAAACATATGATGTATTTAAATCTTTCTGTAACATATGTATCTAATTCTTCAAATAGATTGAATAGAAACATATGATGTATTTAAATCAATTGCCAAGATTTGAGTATTTCGGGAAAGCAGAAATTGAATAGAAACATATGATGTATTTAAATCTTATCCTCTCCCTACATATAATGAAGTCTTCTCTTATTGAATAGAAACATATGATGTATTTAAATTAAAAAATAGGTGTTAATACAACAGCTTTTACAAGATATTGAATAGAAACATATGATGTATTTAAATAAAAGTCAACACTTTTTTTTAAAATGTATAAAAAAAATTGAATAGAAACATATGATGTATTTAAATATATTGGGGTAGTCGATTAATAATAACAAAAAATAATTGAATAGAAACATATGATGTATTTAAATTATTTATTTTCTTTTGATAAGAAAGTAATATTTAATATTGAATAGAAACATATGATGTATTTAAATCTTATCCTCTCCCTACATATAATGAAGTCTTCTCTTATTGAATAGAAACATATGATGTATTTAAATAGAGATCCCTTATTAAATTGACTCTTCTCACTTGCTATTGAATAGAAACATATGATGTATTTAAATCTGTTCCGTAACGTGTTCCGCTGTAACGTATTCCAAATTGAATAGAAACATATGATGTATTTAAATTCAGTATAGAACTTTGGTTATTTATAGTTTCGGTAAATTGAATAGAAACATATGATGTATTTAAATTATCTATCAGGAGTATGAATAGGATAGATTATAACCATTGAATAGAAACATATGATGTATTTAAATTAAAAATATAAAAAATGCAAATATATAAAATTAGGAATTGAATAGAAACATATGATGTATTTAAATGGAAAATTGACGGTTAGTGCTATGACTAATGAAATAATTGAATAGAAACATATGATGTATTTAAATTACTCTACTATAGCTTCAGGAGAACTGAGGACTTTATTGAATAGAAACATATGATGTATTTAAATTTCTGCTTGGTAATTCTCCAAGCCCATTTATCCCAATTGAATAGAAACATATGATGTATTTAAATAGGTTATAGGATTAATGACACCGAAAACATAGAAATATTGAATAGAAACATACGATGTATTTAAATATTTTAAGAGCTTCCACGCCTCCGTCCGCTCCAAGAATTGAATAGAAACATATAAAGTATTTAAGCAATTAATAATGGAATTTTATAAAAATGAAAATAATTATTAAATAGAAGAAAAATATTTAGGAAAAATTAAAAGAGTAGAAAATAAAAAATTAAGGAAAGAAGTTATATATAAAAATTTATTAAAAATTTAAAATAAAATAAGAAAATTAGAAACGGAAAAAGAACTATTAAAAGAAGAAATGAATATATTTTTAGAAATAATTATAAAAGGTTGAAGTTAGGAAAGTATATAAGAAATAATTTAGGATAAGATAAAAATACAAATTTTTTGTATAGAAATGTAATTTAAATAATAATTTTTATTATAGAAATGATTAAATTAATTTTCAAAAATTGTAAATTAGGCTGTTTCATAAAGTATAAAAGTATATGGCATATAGCTATGGGCTTTCTTTTGACTTATAAGATAATTTCAATGCTCTCTGTAAATAGAAGTATTTTTTAGAATTTTAATAAATATTTTTTATTAATCATATTAGTTTATTTAAGTAAAATTTATTATATATCTTAAGTTATATAATATTAGTAACACTGTATTAAAAAGGAATTTGAAAAGAGATTCCCTTAATAATATATTTACATTGAGTAAGAATGTTTCTTTCGTAGGAATTAAAGAATTTAGCCTTAAATTTTATAATTATATTTTATAGATGATTTCAATATTTAAGAAAGATATTCTTTTGAAAATCTGTTTAAAAAGTTCTGCATTATATTTTTATTATTTGCATTTACTATAATTTTTTTGCTATAGTGCTAATTTAAAAAAAATTTCAAGCAATAAGGAAAATATTTATTGTTAATATAGAAATTTTAATAATTCAAAGAAATTATATTTATATGGAATGTTATTACTAAATGAAAATGAAAAGAAAGGGATTTAACAAAAAAATAAAAAATTCTATTTTATTCATTTTTTATGTAGGAATGGTATTGATAATAAAAAATAGAAAGTTAATAAGGTACAAAAATATGTGAATTCATAAATTTTTATATATTTACTTTTTATAAAATTCAGTAAAAATAATGATTTTTAGTTCTTTGAAATATATATTGTTTATAATTGTAAGATTATTTTTGATTTACAAAGCAATTCCGAATATTTTTTATTTTACTATAAAAAATTAAAATAATAGTTGAAATTAATATAAAAATATAGTATAATAATCAAAGATTATTAGTGGTCGCATAGCTCAGTTGGGAGAGCACCTGCCTTACAAGCAGGGGGTCATTGGTTCGAGCCCAATTGTGACCACCATTTTTATGGAGGTGTAGCTCAAGTCTCGTCACTTCCGCCATTTTGCCCAGATAGCTCAGTCGGTAGAGCAAGGGACTGAAAATCCCTGTGTCCGTGGTTCGATTCCGCGTCTGGGCACCATTATAAATTAGAAAGAATTATAGAGTGTGATTTAGTATTTATACTGAGTTACATTTTTTTACATTTTAAAAAAGTATTTAATAAAAGAAGATTATGGGTTTAAATATCCAAAAATATTGAGATAAATATATGAAGTAATGAAGAATAAATCATATTATTTTCCCAACTTAGAAATGTAAAAA
The DNA window shown above is from Leptotrichia sp. OH3620_COT-345 and carries:
- a CDS encoding ABC transporter ATP-binding protein; this translates as MIEIKNLYKTFFSELGTEKQVFKDLSLKIDDGDFITIIGSNGAGKSTLLNVLNGQVSPDSGMIIINGKNITNIEKHKRAQWISQVYQNPTQGTAPSMTVLENLSMAKNKGGKFNFTFGLDIKNINFYKEQLKSIGLGLEKQLFSEVGLLSGGQRQCLSLIMATLNRPEILLLDEHTAALDPQTSEIILEKTKELVEKNNITSLMITHNMQDAISYGNRLIMLHAGEVIFDITGKEKKNLTVEKLLEMFKSKEANLSDRDIF
- a CDS encoding ABC transporter substrate-binding protein; this encodes MKKVWLSVLVCLMILMCGDKKEDKNMNTKDNTFEKSYKIGITQIVTHPSLDLVKDGFKKAFEEAGIKADFDEKNAEGTIANANLIANNFKNDKKDIVLGIATPSAQALVNNIADIPVLFSAVTDPIEAKILNKNVTGTSDKLDNVGMQLDLLLKLKPDIKKIGVLYNPSEQNSIVQIREIEAKAKERKLVIELQGVTSFGEMPQVIKLLLGKTDALYLPTDNLVVSAIKLITSEAINVKKPVVSSESSSVEQGALFTMGLNYFDLGKRTGEMAIEILKGKPVSEIPFEVSKKTTLFVNEDTAKILGIDIKNPELVNATLVK
- a CDS encoding ABC transporter permease, encoding MNELLVFIQSLPEALKTGFIYSIMVMGVYITYKILDFPDLSVEGAFPMGGFIFAAFALSKNGFFGITNPIMGLILATIGGMFAGYVTGALHVYLNIEGLLSGIIVMTGLYSINSRIIGVSNTFIPPERSIYEIVSYNKNFVVFSIIFIILLILKGFYDYKIKENKYVIRCMIVYMGLVFILIFYVFFTKDIKLMLTVLIVFILKMILDYILTSKFGFALRALGNNEQLVVSLGVNEKRLKIFGLMLSNGFVSLSGALFAQSIKVADLQLGVGAIVIGLAAIILGLGIIKKSQAVNEVSIVILGSLLYYSIINIALLSNNWTTNLYDVLGLNDNMKNILQIKPTDVKIITAIILTGILWNEILKKVTKGKKKAKLIQRERGM